Proteins from a genomic interval of Mustela lutreola isolate mMusLut2 chromosome 4, mMusLut2.pri, whole genome shotgun sequence:
- the GPR22 gene encoding G-protein coupled receptor 22 — MCFSPILEINMQSESNITVRDDIDDINTNMYQPLSYPLSFQVSLTGFLMLEIVLGLGSNLTVLVLYCMKSNLINSVSNIITMNLHVLDVIICVGCIPLTIVILLLSLESNTALICCFHEACVSFASVSTAINVFAITLDRYDISVKPANRILTMGRAVMLMISIWIFSFFSFLIPFIEVNFFSLQSGNTWENKTLLCVSTNEYYTELGMYYHLLVQIPIFFFTVIVMLITYTKILQALNIRIGTRFSTGQKKKTRKKKTISLTTQHETTDMSQSSGGRNVVFGVRTSVSVIIALRRAVKRHRERRERQKRVFRMSLLIISTFLLCWTPISVLNTTILCLGPSDLLVKLRLCFLVMAYGTTIFHPLLYAFTRQKFQKVLKSKMKKRVVSIVEADPLPNNAVIHNSWIDPKRNKKITFEDSEIREKCLVPQVVTD, encoded by the coding sequence ATgtgtttttctcccattctggaaATCAACATGCAGTCTGAATCTAACATTACAGTGCGAGATGACATTGATGACATCAACACCAATATGTACCAACCACTATCATATCCATTAAGCTTTCAAGTGTCTCTCACCGGATTTCTTATGTTAGAAATTGTGTTGGGACTTGGCAGCAACCTTACCGTATTGGTACTTTACTGCATGAAATCCAACTTAATCAACTCTGTCAGTAACATTATTACAATGAATCTTCATGTACTTGATGTAATAATTTGTGTGGGATGTATTCCTCTAACTATAGTTATCCTTCTGCTTTCACTGGAGAGTAACACTGCTCTCATCTGCTGTTTCCATGAGGCCTGTGTATCTTTTGCAAGTGTCTCAACAGCAATCAACGTTTTTGCTATCACTTTGGACAGATATGACATCTCTGTAAAACCTGCAAACCGAATTCTGACAATGGGCAGAGCTGTAATGCTAATGATATCCATTTGGATCTTTtcgtttttctctttcctgatccCCTTTATTGAGGTAAATTTTTTCAGTCTTCAAAGTGGAAATACGTGGGAAAACAAGACACTTTTGTGTGTCAGTACAAATGAATACTACACCGAACTGGGAATGTATTACCACCTGCTAGTACAGATCCCAATATTCTTTTTCACTGTCATAGTAATGTTAATCACATACACCAAAATCCTTCAGGCTCTTAACATTCGAATCGGCACAAGATTTTCAACAgggcagaagaagaaaacaagaaagaaaaagacaatttctCTAACCACACAGCATGAGACTACAGACATGTCACAAAGCAGTGGTGGGAGAAATGTGGTCTTTGGTGTAAGAACTTCAGTCTCTGTAATAATCGCCCTCCGGCGAGCCGTGAAACGACACCGTGAGCGACGGGAAAGGCAAAAAAGAGTCTTCAGGATGTCTTTATTGATTATTTCTACATTTCTTCTCTGCTGGACAcccatttctgttttaaatacTACCATTTTATGTTTAGGCCCAAGTGACCTTTTAGTAAAATTAAGGTTGTGTTTTCTAGTCATGGCTTATGGAACAACTATATTTCACCCTTTATTATATGCATTTACCAGACAAAAATTTCAGAAGGTcttgaaaagtaaaatgaaaaagcgAGTTGTTTCCATAGTGGAAGCTGATCCTCTGCCTAATAATGCTGTAATACACAATTCTTGGATAGatcctaaaagaaacaaaaaaattacctttgaagacagtgaaataagagaaaaatgtttaGTACCTCAGGTTGTCACAGACTAG